In one window of Macadamia integrifolia cultivar HAES 741 chromosome 2, SCU_Mint_v3, whole genome shotgun sequence DNA:
- the LOC122090571 gene encoding mitogen-activated protein kinase kinase kinase YODA, giving the protein MPSWWGKSSSKEAKKKSSKESFMDTLHRKFKLPSEEKGNIRSPGSCRRRSDTVSEKGSQSRAASRSSSPSKKVLRCQSFAERPHAQPLPLPGLHPAIVGRTDSGISVSTKTRLERSTKPSCLPLPKPGCIPHRPDVTDVDGDLATASDSSDSSIDSDDPVDSRHLSPQTTDYESGTRTVNSPSSTMHKDHSPIITRKNSVEALKPTNLSFNNQILSTSPKRGPLSNYAPNLQIPPRGAFGSAPDSSMSSPSRSPMRAFGTDQISSSTFWGGRPYPDVSLLGSGHCSSPGSGHNSGHNSMGGDMSGQLFWQHSRGSPECSPIPSPRMTSPGPSSRIHSGAVTPLHPRAGGAATESSTGWQEDGKQSHRLPLPPINVSNSSPFPTPSSPPIMSSLPRSPGRAENPTSPGSRWKKGRLLGRGTFGHVYVGFNSESGEMCAMKEVTLFSDDAKSKESAKQLGQEIALLSRLRHPNIVQYYGSETVDDKLYIYLEYVSGGSIYKLLQEYGQFGELAIRSYTQQILSGLAYLHAKNTVHRDIKGANLLVDPNGRVKLADFGMAKHITGQSCPLSFKGSPYWMAPEVIRNSNGCNLAVDIWSLGCTVLEMATTKPPWSQFEGVAAMFKIGNSKDLPAIPDHLSEEGKEFVRLCLQRDPLHRPTAAQLLEHPFVKNAAPLEKPILPSEPAEIPLGVADGARSPGVGHARNLSSLEAEGLAIYQSKGAKGGPASSDNMLRNISCPVSPIGSPLLHSRSPQHVNGRMSPSPISSPRTPSGSSTPHTGGNGAIPFHHLKQSAYLHEGFGSMPRSPNSLYVNGSTYHDPRPDLFRGMQPGSHVFRELMSSENDALGKQFGRPAVHGDSRELYDGQSVLADRVSQQLLRDHVKSNPSLDLSPGSLMLRRHNGV; this is encoded by the exons ATGCCTTCATGGTGGGGGAAGTCTTCATccaaagaagcaaagaaaaaatcaaGCAAGGAGAGTTTTATGGATACATTACACCGAAAATTTAAACTTCCATCTGAAGAAAAGGGTAATATTAGATCACCTGGATCTTGTAGACGGCGTAGTGATACAGTTTCAGAAAAGGGTTCTCAATCCCGTGCTGCATCAAGATCTTCATCCCCCTCCAAAAAAGTATTACGATGTCAAAGTTTTGCAGAAAGGCCTCATGCGCAACCCCTTCCTCTTCCAGGGTTGCACCCTGCAATCGTAGGACGGACAGATTCTGGAATCAGTGTATCTACAAAAACGAGATTGGAAAGATCCACTAAGCCGTCGTGTTTGCCACTCCCAAAACCTGGTTGTATTCCACACAGGCCAGATGTAACGGATGTTGATGGAGATTTGGCCACTGCGTCTGATTCTAGTGATAGTTCAATTGATAGTGATGATCCAGTTGACTCACGCCATCTTAGCCCGCAGACAACCGACTATGAAAGTGGGACCAGAACGGTGAACAGTCCTTCCAG CACGATGCACAAGGACCATTCCCCTATCATCACCCGAAAGAACTCAGTAGAGGCGCTGAAGCCAACTAATTTATCGTTCAACAATCAGATACTTTCTACATCACCTAAACGGGGACCCTTAAGCAATTATGCACCAAATTTACAGATTCCTCCGCGTGGTGCTTTTGGAAGTGCGCCAGACAGCTCGATGTCAAGCCCTTCGAGAAGTCCTATGAGAGCATTTGGCACTGATCAAATTTCTAGCTCCACCTTCTGGGGAGGAAGGCCTTATCCAGATGTTTCATTACTTGGATCTGGTCACTGCTCAAGTCCAGGTTCAGGTCATAATTCTGGGCATAATTCAATGGGAGGAGATATGTCAGGACAGTTATTTTGGCAGCACAGCAGGGGAAGCCCCGAGTGTTCTCCAATACCTAGCCCCAGAATGACAAGTCCAGGGCCTAGCTCCCGTATACATAGTGGTGCTGTCACTCCTCTGCATCCACGGGCTGGAGGGGCAGCCACAGAATCATCAACAGGCTGGCAGGAGGATGGGAAACAAAGCCACCGGTTGCCGCTTCCTCCTATAAATGTTTCTAATTCTTCCCCTTTCCCTACGCCAAGTTCACCTCCAATAATGTCCTCACTTCCACGAAGCCCTGGAAGGGCAGAGAATCCAACGAGTCCTGGTTCGCGATGGAAGAAGGGAAGGCTACTGGGCAGGGGCACCTTTGGACATGTTTATGTTGGTTTTAACAG TGAAAGTGGTGAAATGTGCGCTATGAAGGAGGTTACACTATTTTCAGATGATGCGAAGTCAAAGGAAAGTGCAAAGCAGTTGGGACAA GAAATTGCTCTTCTGAGTCGCTTGCGGCATCCAAATATCGTGCAGTATTATGGTTCTGAGACG GTAGATGACAAACTGTACATCTACTTAGAATATGTTTCTGGCGGCTCCATCTATAAGCTTCTTCAAGAATATGGACAGTTTGGTGAGCTGGCAATACGCAGTTATACTCAGCAAATTCTTTCAGGCCTTGCATATTTGCATGCTAAGAATACTGTCCATAG GGATATTAAGGGAGCGAATTTGCTTGTAGACCCCAATGGACGTGTGAAGTTGGCAGATTTTGGGATGGCAAAGCat ATTACTGGGCAATCATGTCCCTTATCTTTCAAGGGAAGCCCTTACTGGATGGCACCTGAG GTTATAAGGAACTCAAATGGTTGCAATCTTGCTGTTGATATATGGAGTCTTGGATGTACCGTTCTTGAGATGGCTACAACAAAACCACCATGGAGCCAGTTTGAAGGG GTTGCTGCCATGTTTAAGATTGGGAACAGTAAAGACCTTCCAGCAATACCTGATCATCTCTCAGAAGAGGGGAAGGAATTTGTGAGGCTGTGTTTGCAACGCGACCCGCTACATCGTCCTACAGCTGCTCAACTTTTAGAGCACCCTTTTGTAAAAAATGCGGCACCACTGGAGAAACCCATTTTGCCCTCTGAGCCCGCAGAAATACCACTCGGAGTTGCTGATGGAGCGAGATCTCCG GGTGTTGGGCATGCAAGGAACCTTTCTTCCTTGGAGGCAGAAGGTCTGGCAATTTATCAATCCAAAGGTGCCAAAGGTGGCCCAGCATCCAG TGATAATATGCTGAGGAACATATCATGTCCAGTATCTCCAATTGGAAGCCCGCTTCTCCATTCAAGATCTCCACAACATGTGAATGGAAGGATGTCCCCTTCTCCTATATCTAGCCCCCGTACCCCTTCTGGTTCGTCCACGCCTCACACCGGTGGAAATGGCGCTATTCCATTTCATCATCTGAAGCAGTCAGCTTACTTGCATGAAGGCTTTGGGAGCATGCCACGGTCCCCAAACAGTCTCTATGTCAATGGTTCCACTTATCATGACCCCAGGCCTGACCTCTTTCGGGGGATGCAGCCTGGATCTCATGTTTTCCGGGAACTAATGTCATCTGAAAATGATGCTCTCGGAAAGCAGTTTGGAAGGCCTGCTGTCCATGGGGATTCGAGGGAATTGTATGATGGTCAGTCTGTGCTGGCTGATAGAGTATCTCAGCAGCTATTGAGGGATCATGTGAAGTCAAATCCATCTTTGGACCTTAGTCCTGGCTCCTTAATGTTACGCCGCCATAATGGTGTCTGA
- the LOC122090580 gene encoding aquaporin PIP1-3-like yields the protein MEGKEEDVKLGANKFSERQPIGTAAQTDKDYKEPPPAPLFEAGELQSWSFWRAGIAEFMATFLFLYITILTVMGVKRASNTCASVGIQGIAWAFGGMIFALVYCTAGISGGHINPAVTFGLFLARKLSLTRALFYIVMQCLGAICGAGVVKGFQKGPYEMLGGGANVVNHGYTKGDGLGAEIVGTFVLVYTVFSATDAKRSARDSHVPILAPLPIGFAVFLVHLATIPITGTGINPARSLGAAIIFNRDQAWDDMWIFWVGPFIGAALAAVYHTIIIRAMPFKSRA from the exons ATGGAGGGCAAGGAGGAAGATGTTAAGCTTGGAGCTAACAAGTTCTCTGAGAGGCAGCCCATAGGGACTGCAGCACAGACAGACAAGGACTACAAGGAGCCACCCCCAGCTCCTCTGTTTGAGGCTGGGGAGTTGCAATCATGGTCGTTCTGGAGAGCTGGAATTGCAGAGTTCATGGccactttccttttcttataTATAACTATTTTGACTGTCATGGGTGTGAAAAGGGCTTCCAACACCTGTGCCTCTGTTGGTATTCAAGGGATCGCTTGGGCCTTTGGGGGTATGATCTTTGCCCTCGTCTACTGCACTGCTGGAATCTCAG GAGGACACATCAACCCAGCTGTGACCTTCGGTTTGTTCCTGGCAAGGAAGCTATCCTTGACCAGAGCACTGTTCTACATAGTGATGCAATGCCTTGGAGCCATCTGTGGTGCCGGTGTTGTGAAAGGCTTCCAAAAGGGTCCTTACGAGATGTTGGGTGGAGGAGCCAACGTTGTCAACCATGGCTACACAAAAGGTGATGGTCTTGGTGCTGAGATCGTCGGTACCTTCGTCCTTGTCTACACCGTTTTCTCTGCAACCGACGCCAAGAGAAGCGCCCGTGACTCCCACGTCCCT ATATTGGCTCCACTTCCAATAGGGTTTGCAGTGTTCCTGGTGCACTTGGCAACCATCCCTATCACGGGAACAGGGATCAACCCAGCTAGGAGTCTTGGAGCGGCCATCATCTTTAACAGAGATCAGGCCTGGGATGACATGTGGATCTTCTGGGTAGGTCCCTTCATTGGAGCTGCTCTTGCTGCGGTGTACCACACTATCATCATCAGGGCCATGCCATTCAAGTCTAGGGCTTAG